From the genome of Helicoverpa zea isolate HzStark_Cry1AcR chromosome 1, ilHelZeax1.1, whole genome shotgun sequence, one region includes:
- the LOC124632937 gene encoding mid1-interacting protein 1A, whose protein sequence is MSFNTDISSKLENSRNTLRKIARHDDTEFSKQSILNDMEKFVKMVNVMDETVLVPSRLMNLPQEGDDDPFNMFAMLNDLKTELLWSSGDAEEHVERGRRVSDLSDTESDASSAAGDSGIEGEDERESAARAAAACRRHLRGLRRSLRSLTAAAAHLTRSYQEEVGAPV, encoded by the exons ATGTCTTTCAACACCGACATATCGAGCAAATTGGAGAATAGCAG GAACACCCTGCGCAAAATTGCCCGCCATGATGATACAGAATTCTCAAAGCAGAGCATACTCAATGACATGGAGAAGTTCGTCAAAATGGTGAATGTGATGGACGAGACGGTGCTCGTGCCCAGCCGCCTGATGAACTTGCCGCAGGAGGGAGACGATGACCCATTCAACATGTTCGCCATGCTGAATGACCTAAAGACTGAGCTGCTCTGGTCCAGCGGGGACGCAGAGGAGCATGTGGAGCGGGGCAGGAGGGTGTCCGACCTCAGTGACACGGAGAGCGATGCGTCCAGCGCGGCCGGAGACTCCGGGATCGAGGGCGAGGACGAGCGGGAGTCGGCGGCGCGGGCTGCGGCCGCGTGCCGGCGACACCTGCGTGGCCTGCGCCGCTCCCTCCGCTCGCTGACCGCCGCCGCGGCGCACCTCACGAGATCATACCAAGAAGAAGTCGGTGCACCGGTGTAG